From the genome of Spinacia oleracea cultivar Varoflay chromosome 2, BTI_SOV_V1, whole genome shotgun sequence, one region includes:
- the LOC110805904 gene encoding probable peroxygenase 4 isoform X1: MEQRQALVEKVYMYVWLVGILWLSTFSWLTFEVEGTGENVLVKHVSFFDRDHDGVVYPWETFQGFRAIGSGLALSTVAALFINMGLSGKTRPGKLFPNLLFPIEIKNIVKAKHGSDSGVYDSQGRFVQSKFEDIFRKHARTNSDALTSDELGEMLKANREPKDFGGWVGAFSEWKILFYLCKDKNGLLQKDTIRGVYDGSLFEKMEMDTQSAKKHKQGIHRGDK, encoded by the exons ATGGAGCAAAGGcaagcactagtggaaaaagtgtACATGTATGTGTGGTTGGTGGGCATTCTATGGTTGTCCACATTTTCATGGCTAACTTTTGAGG TTGAAGGAACAGGAGAGAATGTTCTTGTGAAACATGTTTCGTTCTTCGATAGGGATCATGATGGTGTTGTTTATCCATGGGAGACCTTCCAAG GATTTCGTGCAATTGGAAGCGGTCTTGCGTTATCCACAGTTGCCGCCCTTTTCATAAACATGGGCCTCAGTGGCAAAACACGCCCG GGGAAATTATTTCCTAATTTGTTGTTCCCTATAGAGATAAAGAACATCGTCAAAGCCAAACACGGGAGTGATTCTGGTGTCTATGATTCACAAGGAAG GTTTGTACAATCGAAGTTTGAAGATATCTTTAGGAAACATGCACGAACAAATTCAGACGCTCTTACTTCTGATGAACTTGGTGAAATGCTGAAGGCAAACAGAGAACCAAAGGACTTTGGAGGATG GGTCGGGGCCTTTTCAGAATGGAAGATTCTATTTTATCTGTGCAAGGACAAGAATGGGTTGTTACAAAAAGATACGATTAGAGGAGTATATGATGGAAGCTTATTCGAGAAGATGGAGATGGACACACAATCTGCTAAGAAACATAAACAAGG TATTCACAGAGGAGATAAATAA
- the LOC110805904 gene encoding probable peroxygenase 4 isoform X2: protein MDNVSNEVEGTGENVLVKHVSFFDRDHDGVVYPWETFQGFRAIGSGLALSTVAALFINMGLSGKTRPGKLFPNLLFPIEIKNIVKAKHGSDSGVYDSQGRFVQSKFEDIFRKHARTNSDALTSDELGEMLKANREPKDFGGWVGAFSEWKILFYLCKDKNGLLQKDTIRGVYDGSLFEKMEMDTQSAKKHKQGIHRGDK from the exons ATGGATAATGTCTCGAATGAAG TTGAAGGAACAGGAGAGAATGTTCTTGTGAAACATGTTTCGTTCTTCGATAGGGATCATGATGGTGTTGTTTATCCATGGGAGACCTTCCAAG GATTTCGTGCAATTGGAAGCGGTCTTGCGTTATCCACAGTTGCCGCCCTTTTCATAAACATGGGCCTCAGTGGCAAAACACGCCCG GGGAAATTATTTCCTAATTTGTTGTTCCCTATAGAGATAAAGAACATCGTCAAAGCCAAACACGGGAGTGATTCTGGTGTCTATGATTCACAAGGAAG GTTTGTACAATCGAAGTTTGAAGATATCTTTAGGAAACATGCACGAACAAATTCAGACGCTCTTACTTCTGATGAACTTGGTGAAATGCTGAAGGCAAACAGAGAACCAAAGGACTTTGGAGGATG GGTCGGGGCCTTTTCAGAATGGAAGATTCTATTTTATCTGTGCAAGGACAAGAATGGGTTGTTACAAAAAGATACGATTAGAGGAGTATATGATGGAAGCTTATTCGAGAAGATGGAGATGGACACACAATCTGCTAAGAAACATAAACAAGG TATTCACAGAGGAGATAAATAA